In Dyadobacter subterraneus, a single genomic region encodes these proteins:
- a CDS encoding superoxide dismutase yields the protein MNRTDFLRTLAGGSLAVGALADFAFAETSSGILLETAPFKQAPLPYDFAALEPSIDKLTMEIHYGKHHAAYVKNLNDAIKGTEYEKKSLEEIVKTAGKAPAAIRNNAGGHWNHTFFWEVMGAGKGGVPKGAVADAINAQFGSFDKFKEAFGKAATTRFGSGWAWLTANGGKLAISSTANQDNPIMDIAEVKGTPILGLDVWEHAYYLHYQNKRPDYIAAFWNVVNWDKVAENLKKA from the coding sequence ATGAATAGAACAGATTTTTTGCGCACATTAGCCGGAGGCTCTTTGGCGGTTGGCGCACTTGCTGATTTTGCATTTGCAGAAACTTCATCAGGAATATTATTGGAAACTGCCCCTTTCAAACAGGCTCCGCTACCTTACGATTTCGCAGCGCTTGAACCGAGTATAGATAAATTGACGATGGAAATACATTACGGCAAACACCACGCCGCTTATGTAAAAAACTTGAATGATGCTATAAAAGGCACAGAATACGAAAAGAAATCACTTGAAGAAATTGTAAAAACTGCCGGAAAAGCACCAGCTGCAATCCGTAACAATGCAGGCGGACACTGGAACCACACTTTCTTCTGGGAAGTAATGGGTGCCGGAAAAGGCGGTGTTCCAAAAGGTGCTGTTGCTGATGCGATTAACGCACAATTCGGTTCTTTCGATAAATTTAAAGAAGCATTTGGTAAAGCTGCAACGACCCGTTTCGGATCTGGCTGGGCTTGGTTGACTGCAAATGGCGGCAAGCTTGCTATCAGTTCCACTGCAAACCAGGACAATCCGATTATGGATATTGCAGAAGTAAAAGGAACACCAATTTTAGGATTAGATGTTTGGGAACACGCATATTATCTGCACTATCAAAACAAACGCCCTGATTACATCGCTGCATTCTGGAATGTAGTAAACTGGGATAAGGTTGCTGAAAACCTCAAAAAGGCTTAA